A stretch of Priestia aryabhattai DNA encodes these proteins:
- a CDS encoding cobalamin B12-binding domain-containing protein, producing the protein MLQRNRALLFCIEGEEHYLGIKMIAGLMREQGWEVKNLGANLPLPFALKSIERWDPDVVYLSISQVHLLPDLQKYIAEIESMPQHPLVLVGSRLLNTHDLSASGSSKIIFINHIQAFKD; encoded by the coding sequence TTGCTTCAGCGTAATCGAGCGCTTCTTTTTTGCATTGAAGGAGAAGAGCATTACTTAGGCATTAAAATGATTGCAGGACTTATGAGGGAACAGGGATGGGAAGTTAAAAATTTGGGAGCAAACTTGCCGCTACCGTTCGCTCTAAAAAGCATTGAAAGATGGGACCCTGATGTAGTGTACTTGTCTATCTCGCAGGTACACCTCTTGCCGGATTTACAAAAGTATATTGCTGAGATTGAAAGCATGCCGCAACATCCACTTGTATTAGTAGGCAGCAGGCTTCTCAACACGCACGATTTGTCGGCTTCAGGATCTTCAAAAATCATATTCATTAATCATATTCAAGCCTTTAAAGACTAG
- a CDS encoding B12-binding domain-containing protein has protein sequence MLYIEEGHSSTSVYTFLTEAMYEIGKRWQENKISVADEHFATTTCDYVLTRFQL, from the coding sequence TTGCTATATATAGAAGAAGGCCATTCTTCAACTAGCGTATACACGTTTCTGACAGAAGCGATGTATGAAATAGGAAAAAGGTGGCAAGAAAATAAAATTTCAGTAGCGGACGAGCATTTTGCTACTACAACCTGTGACTATGTGTTAACTCGCTTTCAGCTTTAA